The following coding sequences are from one Gossypium hirsutum isolate 1008001.06 chromosome A12, Gossypium_hirsutum_v2.1, whole genome shotgun sequence window:
- the LOC107947311 gene encoding uncharacterized protein: MPVAKLKAANSANLMKSEDLNDSLDTFIRQAIGKEPFLPFSRTGDSPVQWIQLLHALDQQDIPGWPLLSPLKVQTQKCDKCSREFCSPINYRRHIRVHHRLKKLDKDSAKNRDLLAAFWDKLSEDEAKEVISFKDVLLEGVPGSSVLKSLTTHVKRQGFSALPQVCLRAGSALLDLVQARPSIFPISSQELFSILDDASERTFLCGAAVSMQKYIFDGEAGKIGLETKNLVACTSFLVEQKLVKAWLADKDAEALRCQKLLVEEEEAAQKRQVELLERKRQKKLRQKEQKAKEQRHWELEESKPNMDDLLEVNTLAETSSPSAVDSDGQNPVMSTDQIIPSVEPNLFSKLLENVDYEIQTGFSNGYSDPGISQNIERRTEQVGRRHIVVARRQTPPNSQRGVLNDFHASQNSHGFKCGGINKHGTNRERFAPIGNGNKIWSQKPKAANEGESLKIRVEKQAANQLNQNNNHELLIGSISVTLENYSNHDGNNLAEACDRSLAECRIPKNNVQEKSSKLDPFQGVTNRSTIKFWRPVSRHESKSSSPVQNGASESEVQVIAEKDGARTSCNETCLRSCSTDGIDGVVSMDLISTLKERVQPESLQFDSHTAKAILAQRWKEALAGEHVTLVLTPNLDPPGCSEIEADSSEKLVVKARAFEASTAGPARGKFRRNPEKGAKIKYIPKQRSAI, encoded by the exons ATGCCAGTTGCAAAACTCAAGGCAGCCAATTCTGCAAATTTAATGAAATCAGAGGATCTAAATGATTCTTTGGACACCTTCATCAGACAAGCTATTGGAAAAGAACCTTTCCTTCCTTTCTCAAGAACTGGTGACAGCCCGGTTCAATGGATTCAATTACTCCATGCCTTAGACCAGCAAG ATATCCCTGGCTGGCCATTACTCTCTCCTCTGAAGGTGCAGACGCAGAAGTGTGATAAGTGTTCACGAGAATTTTGTTCACCCATTAACTATAGAAGGCATATACGTGTGCACCATAGATTGAAAAAACTTGATAAG GATTCTGCTAAAAATAGGGATCTATTAGCAGCATTCTGGGACAAG CTATCAGAGGATGAGGCAAAGGAAGTCATATCATTCAAGGATGTCTTACTGGAG GGAGTTCCAGGATCTTCAGTTTTAAAATCATTGACTACACATGTAAAGAGGCAGGGGTTTTCTGCTTTGCCACAAGTTTGCTTGAGGGCAGGTTCTGCTCTTCTG GACCTTGTGCAAGCTAGACCTTCAATATTTCCAATATCTTCACAGGAACTATTTAGCATCCTTGATGATGCAAGTGAAAGGACTTTTCTTTGTGGCGCAGCTGTGTCAATGCAAAAATACATTTTTGATGGTGAAGCAGGAAAGATTGGTCTTGAAACCAAAAATTTGGTTGCTTGTACCAGCTTCTTGGTGGAACAGAAATTG GTTAAAGCATGGCTTGCAGATAAAGATGCTGAAGCTTTGAGGTGCCAGAAGTTACTGGTGGAGGAGGAAGAAGCTGCCCAGAAGAG GCAAGTCGAGCTTCTTGAGAGAAAGAGACAGAAGAAGCTTAGGCAGAAAGAGCAGAAAGCAAAGGAACAAAGACACTGGGAGTTGGAAGAAAGTAAGCCGAACATGGATGACCTGTTGGAGGTTAACACTCTTGCCGAAACATCCAGCCCATCTGCTGTTGATTCTGATGGACAAAATCCCGTCATGTCCACAGATCAAATTATCCCATCTGTGGAGCCCAATCTTTTTTCCAAGCTTCTAGAGAATGTAGATTATGAAATTCAAACGGGGTTTAGCAATGGATATAGTGATCCAGGAATTAGTCAGAATATTGAAAGACGAACGGAACAAGTTGGACGTCGGCATATAGTTGTTGCTCGACGGCAGACTCCGCCTAATTCACAACGAGGTGTCCTTAATGATTTCCATGCTAGTCAGAATTCTCATGGATTTAAATGCGGAGGCATTAACAAGCATGGAACAAACAGGGAAAGGTTTGCTCCAATCGGTAATGGTAATAAAATCTGGAGCCAAAAACCTAAAGCAGCAAATGAAGGGGAGAGTTTGAAAATTAGAGTGGAGAAACAAGCAGCAAATCAACTGAATCAAAATAATAACCATGAGCTTTTAATTGGTTCTATATCTGTCACGCTTGAAAATTATAGCAATCACGATGGAAACAATCTAGCTGAAGCATGTGACAGGAGCCTGGCTGAATGTCGAATACCAAAGAACAATGTTCAGGAGAAATCCAGCAAACTCGATCcttttcagggtgttacaaaccGATCAACTATAAAGTTTTGGAGGCCAGTGAGTCGACATGAAAGCAAAAGCTCATCGCCAGTCCAAAATGGTGCTAGTGAATCTGAAGTGCAAGTGATTGCTGAGAAAGATGGAGCGCGCACCTCTTGCAATGAAACCTGTTTAAGGTCCTGTTCAACAGATGGTATTGATGGTGTGGTAAGCATGGATCTCATTTCAACGTTGAAGGAAAGAGTACAACCAGAGAGCTTGCAGTTCGACAGTCATACTGCCAAGGCCATTCTTGCTCAGA GGTGGAAGGAAGCTCTTGCAGGCGAACACGTGACATTGGTTCTCACCCCGAACCTTGATCCTCCAGGGTGCTCAGAAATTGAAGCTGATTCATCCGAAAAGTTGGTGGTTAAGGCAAGGGCTTTCGAGGCTTCAACTGCCGGACCTGCCCGAGGCAAATTCAGAAGAAATCCGGAAAAGGGTGCAAAGATAAAGTACATTCCGAAACAAAGATCCGCCATCTAA